TAACCCTAAAGCCAAAGACCTTAAGGTAGAAGATTATAAAGCTGGCGACAAGCTGATCCCGTTTGAGGTGATAGACAGCATGAAAGGCTCTGACTTGGTAGGGATAAAATATGAGCAGTTACTACCCTATGTGTCGTTGCCTGAACCTGCTTTTACAGTGATCGCCGGTGACTTTGTAACTACTGAAGATGGTTCCGGACTGGTACACCTGGCCAAAACATTTGGTGCAGATGACTTTAGGGTACTGGAACAGAACGGTATACCCGGTATCATGGTAAAGGATGAAAACGGCAATGATGTACCTATCGTCAACAAAAAAGGTCGTTTTGTAGCAGAGATTACAGACTTTGCCGATATGCCGGTAAAAAATTATGATGACGAAGACGAAAACGATCCTAACTATAAGTCTACTGACGTTAAAATAGCTATTAAGCTCAAAGAAGAGAATAAGGCATTTAAGGTAGAAAAGTACGTTCACTCCTACCCTCACTGCTGGCGTACCGATAAGCCTGTGCTTTATTACCCACTGGACTCATGGTTTATTAGAACCACAGAGATGAAAGAGCAACTGATAGCACTCAATAAAACTATCAACTGGAAGCCAGAATCTACAGGTAGCGGCAGGTTTGGCAACTGGCTGGAAAACCTGGTAGACTGGAACCTGAGTCGCTCGCGCTACTGGGGTACTCCTTTGCCAATCTGGCGAACCGAAGATGGCAAGCAAGAGAAGTGTATAGGCTCAGTAGCAGAACTTCGTGAGGAAGTTGCCAAAGCAAATACAGCTTTTGCCGAAGATCATGCTTTGGTAGAAAAGAACAATGAAGCACTAGCCAAAGAAGATCTGCACCGTCCTTATGTAGACCATATCGTGCTGGTAAGCGAAAATGGAGAAAAAATGTACCGCGAGTCTGACCTGATTGACGTATGGTTTGACTCAGGGGCTATGCCTTATGCCCAGTGGCACTACCCTTTTGAGAACCAGGAGGTGTATGAAGCTAACTATCCGGCCGACTTTATTTCTGAAGGCGTTGACCAAACTCGTGGCTGGTTTTTTACACTACATGCTATTGCTACTATGCTTTTTGATAGTGTTGCTTTCAAAAATGTAGTATCAACCGGGCTGGTGTTGGATAAGAACGGTAACAAAATGTCCAAGCGGCTGGGCAATGCCATTGACCCGTTTGCTACGCTTAAAACTTACGGGCCAGATGCTACACGTTGGTATATGATCTCTAACGCTAACCCCTGGGATAATCTGCGTTTTGATCTGGAAGGTGTACAAGAGGTACAGCGCCGCTTCTTTGGCACTTTACAAAACACTTATGCTTTCTTCGCATTGTATGCCAACCTGGATGGCTTTACCTATACAGAAGATGATGTACCCCTTACCGAAAGGACAGAAAGTGACCGCTGGATAATCTCCAAGCTTAACAGCCTGATCAAGCAGGTAGAAAGTGCCTATAATGAGTATGAGCCTACTCGGGCCACTCGCCTGATACAGGACTTTACTATAGATGACCTGAGCAACTGGTACGTAAGATTGAACAGGAAGCGATTCTGGCAGGGGCAATACGGAAAAGATAAACAGGCAGCATATCAGACCCTGTATACCTGTCTGCTTACCATAGCCAAGCTGGCTTCACCGGTAGCACCTTTCTACACCGAACGCCTGTATCGTGACCTGAACGGCATTACTAAAAAGGAAAATTTTGAGTCTATACATCTGACAGATTTCCCTGATGCAGACGAAGCTGCAATAGATAAAGAACTGGAGAGCAGAATGCAGATGGCACAGACCACTTCTTCTCTGGTACACTCACTTCGTAAGCAACATACGATCAAGGTGCGACAGCCGTTATCTAAAATACTGGTACCAGTTCTGAGCGAGGCCTTCAAGCAGAAACTCAGCGCTATGGAACAGTTGATCCTTTCTGAGGTGAATGTGAAAGATATTGAATATATTGATGACGCATCCGGAGTGTTGGTTAAGAAAATTAAACCTAATTTCAGAAAACTGGGTAAGCAGTATGGCCCTAAGATGAAAGAAATTAGTGGAGCCATTAACCAACTAGGTCAGGACGCAATCAATCAGCTGGAGAGAGAGAATCATTTTGAGCTACAGCTATCTGATCAGACTATTGGCCTGACTTTGGAGGATGTGGAGATAACCTCAGAGGATATACCAGGATGGTCAGTGGCCAGAGAAGGAAGCATAACTGTAGCCCTGGATATAACACTGACTGAAGAACTTAAGAAAGAAGGTTTGGCACGCGATCTGGTTAACCGTATACAAAACCTGCGTAAAGATCAGGGGCTGGATGTGCAGGACAAGATACAGATAAAAATTGAGCGCTTTAGTAATGAGGCCTCTACCAATGGAGAGGTAGTATCTGTAGAAAGTGCGGTTAGCGCCCATAAAGAATATATTTGTGCTGAAACTCAGGCACTTGCTCTGGATGTTGTAGATCAGCTGACTGATGCTACTGAGTTGGATCTGGATGATCAGCAAGTACGTATAAAAATTGAAGCTTAATCTGAGGGCAGCGATGTTTCTCATAACCCTATAAACAGTGAAGTATTACAAGTATTATCTGCTTAGCATAGGCATTATCATATTAGACCAGGTGGTTAAGTTGTTGGTGCATTTTAATATGGATATGGGTATTGTTGGGCAGATTCCGGTTTTTGGCGATTGGTTCAAGCTTCATTATACGCTCAACCCAGGTATGGCCTTTGGAATGCAGATTGGTTCTGAATATGGCAAGCTTATTCTTACCCTCTTTCGTCTGGTAGCTATGGTAGGTATTGGCTATTACCTCTATATGCTGGCCAAAAAAGGTGTACACCAGGGTTTACTCTGGTCTGTAGCTTTAATCTTAGGCGGAGCAATAGGGAATGTAGTAGATAGTGCCCTTTATGGCGTACTACTGGATAACGCTCCTTATGATGCGGCTACACCCTGGTTTCATGGGCAGGTAATTGATATGTTTTATATTGATATCTGGGAGGGACGAGTAGCAGAGTGGGTACCTATTTGGGGAGGAGACTATATGGCTCTCTGGCCTATTTTTAACATAGCAGATGCTTCTATTTTTGTAGGCGTAGCTATTATCCTGATCATGCAAAACAAATTTTTTGGTGAAGAACATGACACTACTGAAGAAGTAAGCGAAGTAGAGACCAGCTCACAGCAACGTTACGAAAATCAGTAATACAAAAATTTATCAAAAAAGCCTTCTGTGTTGTCACAGAAGGCTTTTCTTATTTGACCCGACTAGCGGACATCGGATAAGAATCATAGCTGCTTGCTACTACCTTTCCATTAAAAGAGTCACCTTCAAAAGAGCCTTCCACAGCCAGTTTATTGCCGTCCATCATAGCTGTTGAGTTTAGCTGGTTTTCTTCAATATTTAGATCTTCCAGTTTAAGGCTACCCATTTCGGAACGCAATTCTCCCTGATAAGTGTCTCCACTTTGGGTAATAATCATCTGCCCCTTAACATCACCATAGGGAGTGTTTTTTACGGTATAGTCCCAGGTGCCTACCGGGCTATTGGCTGCTTGCTTTGAGCTGGCACAAGCTGATAGTAGAGCGAAAATAAAAAGGCAGAATAAGCCCTGTTTACATAATTTGAGTGCTGTTGTTTTCATTCTGGTATAGGTTGGTTATGTAACTAATCTAGTGTTTTTATATAAAGCAAAAAAGGCTTCCGTAATAGAAGCCCTTCTCTTAAATATCTCTAACAATAATTTAGTCTACCTTTCTGTCATCGCCTCTGGGGCAATCATCAATTTTCGGTTCATGGCATGGTTCTACTGCATTAGCATCACATACCGGGCAATGTGCCACATCTTTATTCTTTACATTCTTATCAGTATCCATAATCCTTTTGTTTTAGTTGAAAAAGTAAATACAACTATAGAACTGTAAGCAGTTATATTCGTTTAAAAAAAGGCTTATTTAACATCAGTCTAAGTAAATCCAGATTATACCTTCAGTTTTTGACCTACCGGACAAATGTAGGTGCCACGCCCATTAACTACCATACGGATAATATCGCCATCGTAAAGCGTACTTTTAGCTCCTTCCTCCCGGTGAGTAATCAAAAAGTGCTTAGGAAATTCATCATAGCGTGTTTCAAGATCTATCGCCGTCCTGATGATGTACTGCATCTTGTCGTACAGCGATTTAATGTGTGTTTCCTCGAGGGCAACCATTGGTGTTTCAGGGTGCAACCCGGTCTGGTATAACATATCGTCTACAATCCAATTACCTAAGCCGGCCACTACACTCTGGTTCATCAGTATAGGTTTTATCAGGCCTTTCCTTTTTTTTAGCTTTTTAGCAAAGCTTTCATGACTAATCTTGAGTGCATCTTCTCCAAGTTTCTTTTTTTTGCTGTAAGCCTGTACATCTGAGGTAAGGCCCAGGCGACCCAATATACGGGGACATACATAGCTGAGGTGGTAACCATCCTCCAGAGAAAACAGTACTTTTGTAAAGCGTGGTGTATCTTCTCTGTCTTTAAAATATCTCAGTCTACCAGTCATCCCGAAATGCATACTCAGATACTGACCACTGCTAAGGCTGATCAGCAGGTGCTTACCAATGCGTTGGGTTTGCTCAAATGTCTGGCCAATTAGTCCTTCACGAAGCTCATCAGCTGTGCAAAGTACCACTCTTTCATCTTCTACTTCTACCTCTGTAATTTTTTTGTGCAATGCCGTATGTCTTAAATACTTCTCAAAGGTGGCTACTTCTGGTAATTCGGGCATATTAATAAAGTTTGGTCATAAAAAAGGACTGCTCACTGGCAGCCCCTCTTCCATCTATTCACTTACAACATTGTTATTCAACACTATTACCAAAACGGATGTTATTTGCATCCGGATATACATTATTGCTCCGGTTAATATCCGCCATTCTCTGGCTTGTATCAATTTCTATGCGCTCAATGTTATCCAGACTTTGCGGAATCTGCATCAGATAGGTAGGGAACACCCAGGGCCAGTCTTCAAGTACTGCACGTGGTGTAGATGTTTCATTTTGTTTTTCTCCTCTCATTACGCGCAAAGGAATGTAGAAAAGCTCCTGCTCACCATTCTTGTAGGTAACCAAAACATCCAGTGGCATGGGCATCCTGTTTACACGTTCTAAAGTAACATGCGTAGTTTCTCCTCTGGGTTCCAAAGACTTAATACCATAATCAATAGTCTCAGTAGTATTTACAAAGTATTCCAGATACCAGTCCAGTTCTAGCCCTGACTCTTTTTCCATAATACGCTTAAAGTTCGTAGGGTTAGGGTGCTTGAACTTCCACTCATTAAAGTAGCGTTTCATCCCTTTCATAAAAGTTTCCCTACCTATAACATAGCTTAGCTGCTCCAGAAACACAGCTCCTTTAGAATAGGCAGCTCTTCCATACGCGGCATTTGTATTGTAATGATCGGAGTGGGTAGTCATTGGCTCTTCTTTGCCAGAGTTTACCAACCCATAATATCCACCGTAGGAGCCACCATGAATTTGGGCAGAGCTACTACTTTCTCTCCCAAAAAGATGCGCCATAGTCAGGTTACTGGCATAGGAGGTAAAACCTTCGTCCATCCAGGAATAGAGGCTTTCGTTAGTACCCAGCACACCCTGATACCAGCTGTGTAGCATCTCATGAACGGTAACTCCTACCAGGCTTTGCAGCGAGCGATGCCCGGTAATTAACGTGGCCATAGGGTATTCCATACCTCCATCTCCGCCCTGCACTACCGAATATTTATCATAAGGGTATTTGCCAAAGTTTGCACTCACATATTGAAAAGCTTTTACCGTATACTCCGGTAATACGTTCCAGTTTGTGGTTAGAGAGTCTTCCTGATAAAAGAAGTGTAGGCTAGGCCCATTTGGTACCTGAGCGATAACATGTTTGTAGTCAGGGTCAGCGGCCCACATAAAATCGTGCACATTGTCTGCCTGAAAGTGGTATGTGATTTTCTCTCCTTTCGGTCTTTTAATTTTTTGACCTTTTTGCTGATAGCCATGACCGATTTCCTGAGGGTTCTGAAGGTAGCCCGTTGCTGCCACCACATACGAAGAGTCTATAGATATTTTAACATCATAACTACCCCACACTCCATGAAACTCGCGACCAATATAGGGATTGGCATGCCAGCCTTCATAATCGTACTCAGCCATTTTAGGATACCACTGCGACATAGAATAGTCTATACCCTCCGCATTGTCTCGGCCGGAGCGGCGGACCTGTAAAGGCACCTGCGCAGAAAAGTCCATTTTAAAAGTTGACTTTTGCCCTGGCAAAATGGGCTTGTTTAACTGGACTTCCAATATGGTACCTACTACTTTGTAAGATACATCTTTACCATCCTGCTTTAGAGACTCCACTCGCTGGTAGCCTATTTCATCATCTTTAAGGTACAAGATACGGTCTCTTACCCTGCGGTCTGGATCTTCAATAGTACGCGAACGTACGTCCATCATACTACCGGGCTGAAAGGCATTAAAATATAGATGGTAAAATACCTGGCTGAGTGTATCTGGAGAGTTGTTATAATATACCAGTTCCTGAGTGCCCTGAAACTGATGATTTTCTACATTCATATCAATTTCCATACTGTATTCTGCCTTCTGCTGCCAATAGCCAGAACCCTGGGCATGGGCCTGAGGTATAGACGATAGCAGGAAAAATGCTA
This window of the Porifericola rhodea genome carries:
- the ileS gene encoding isoleucine--tRNA ligase — its product is MKYPEYKNPDYASIAQEILAYWQEQKVFQKSVDSREGKPTFTFFEGPPSANGTPGIHHVMARTIKDIFCRFKTLQGFQVKRKGGWDTHGLPVELQVEKELGITKEDIGKKISVEEYNQRCREAVMKFKSQWDDLTQKMGYWVDLDNPYITFEKDYMESLWHLLKKFYDKGLLYKGYTIQPYSPAAGTGLSSHELNQPGCYRDVKDTSLTGQFKIKGSDNDYLLAWTTTPWTLPANSGIAVGVNIDYVKVKTYNPYTHLPVNVILAKDRMDTYFNPKAKDLKVEDYKAGDKLIPFEVIDSMKGSDLVGIKYEQLLPYVSLPEPAFTVIAGDFVTTEDGSGLVHLAKTFGADDFRVLEQNGIPGIMVKDENGNDVPIVNKKGRFVAEITDFADMPVKNYDDEDENDPNYKSTDVKIAIKLKEENKAFKVEKYVHSYPHCWRTDKPVLYYPLDSWFIRTTEMKEQLIALNKTINWKPESTGSGRFGNWLENLVDWNLSRSRYWGTPLPIWRTEDGKQEKCIGSVAELREEVAKANTAFAEDHALVEKNNEALAKEDLHRPYVDHIVLVSENGEKMYRESDLIDVWFDSGAMPYAQWHYPFENQEVYEANYPADFISEGVDQTRGWFFTLHAIATMLFDSVAFKNVVSTGLVLDKNGNKMSKRLGNAIDPFATLKTYGPDATRWYMISNANPWDNLRFDLEGVQEVQRRFFGTLQNTYAFFALYANLDGFTYTEDDVPLTERTESDRWIISKLNSLIKQVESAYNEYEPTRATRLIQDFTIDDLSNWYVRLNRKRFWQGQYGKDKQAAYQTLYTCLLTIAKLASPVAPFYTERLYRDLNGITKKENFESIHLTDFPDADEAAIDKELESRMQMAQTTSSLVHSLRKQHTIKVRQPLSKILVPVLSEAFKQKLSAMEQLILSEVNVKDIEYIDDASGVLVKKIKPNFRKLGKQYGPKMKEISGAINQLGQDAINQLERENHFELQLSDQTIGLTLEDVEITSEDIPGWSVAREGSITVALDITLTEELKKEGLARDLVNRIQNLRKDQGLDVQDKIQIKIERFSNEASTNGEVVSVESAVSAHKEYICAETQALALDVVDQLTDATELDLDDQQVRIKIEA
- a CDS encoding lipoprotein signal peptidase — protein: MKYYKYYLLSIGIIILDQVVKLLVHFNMDMGIVGQIPVFGDWFKLHYTLNPGMAFGMQIGSEYGKLILTLFRLVAMVGIGYYLYMLAKKGVHQGLLWSVALILGGAIGNVVDSALYGVLLDNAPYDAATPWFHGQVIDMFYIDIWEGRVAEWVPIWGGDYMALWPIFNIADASIFVGVAIILIMQNKFFGEEHDTTEEVSEVETSSQQRYENQ
- a CDS encoding DNA-formamidopyrimidine glycosylase family protein, producing MPELPEVATFEKYLRHTALHKKITEVEVEDERVVLCTADELREGLIGQTFEQTQRIGKHLLISLSSGQYLSMHFGMTGRLRYFKDREDTPRFTKVLFSLEDGYHLSYVCPRILGRLGLTSDVQAYSKKKKLGEDALKISHESFAKKLKKRKGLIKPILMNQSVVAGLGNWIVDDMLYQTGLHPETPMVALEETHIKSLYDKMQYIIRTAIDLETRYDEFPKHFLITHREEGAKSTLYDGDIIRMVVNGRGTYICPVGQKLKV
- a CDS encoding M1 family metallopeptidase, with translation MKHTHTILSICIAFFLLSSIPQAHAQGSGYWQQKAEYSMEIDMNVENHQFQGTQELVYYNNSPDTLSQVFYHLYFNAFQPGSMMDVRSRTIEDPDRRVRDRILYLKDDEIGYQRVESLKQDGKDVSYKVVGTILEVQLNKPILPGQKSTFKMDFSAQVPLQVRRSGRDNAEGIDYSMSQWYPKMAEYDYEGWHANPYIGREFHGVWGSYDVKISIDSSYVVAATGYLQNPQEIGHGYQQKGQKIKRPKGEKITYHFQADNVHDFMWAADPDYKHVIAQVPNGPSLHFFYQEDSLTTNWNVLPEYTVKAFQYVSANFGKYPYDKYSVVQGGDGGMEYPMATLITGHRSLQSLVGVTVHEMLHSWYQGVLGTNESLYSWMDEGFTSYASNLTMAHLFGRESSSSAQIHGGSYGGYYGLVNSGKEEPMTTHSDHYNTNAAYGRAAYSKGAVFLEQLSYVIGRETFMKGMKRYFNEWKFKHPNPTNFKRIMEKESGLELDWYLEYFVNTTETIDYGIKSLEPRGETTHVTLERVNRMPMPLDVLVTYKNGEQELFYIPLRVMRGEKQNETSTPRAVLEDWPWVFPTYLMQIPQSLDNIERIEIDTSQRMADINRSNNVYPDANNIRFGNSVE